The Streptomyces sp. HUAS MG91 sequence TCACCTAATAAAGAGGGAAGTCGAGTGGGGGAACGGTGAACTTCGAGATTTTCCGGGACGCGTGGGGGATACCGCACCTGCGGGCGGACGACGCGTCGGCGCTCGCGTACGCGCAGGGGTACGTGACCGCCGCCGACCGCGGCTGGCAGATCGAGGTCGAGCGGTACCGGATGCTCGGCACCTCCGCCGGGCTGCTCGGGGCGGGCGAGGCCGGCTGGGACGCCTTCGCGCGGCGGGCCCGGCTCGCGGACACCGCCCGCCGCTGCCTCGACACCCTCGACCCGGACACCCGCGCCTGGGTGGCCGCGTACGTCGACGGGGTCAACCACGGCCTGCGCGAACACGGCGGCCGCGCCCCGGAGTTCGCCCGGACCGGCGCGACGCCGGGCCGCTGGGAGCCGTGGACACCGCTCGGCGTGTGGCTGTCGACGCACGTACTGTTCGCCGGGTTCCCCGGGAAGCTGTGGCGCGACGAGGTCGTGAGGCGGCTCGGGGCCGACGCGGTGGAGCTGTTCGCGACCGACGGCCCCGGCACGCTGGGCAGCAACGGCTGGCTGGTAGACGCGGCCCGCGCCGCGGACGGCGGCGCGCTGATCGCGGGCGACCCGCACCGGTACATCGAGGACCCGGGCGTCTACCAGCAGATCCGGCTGGCCTGCCCGGAGTTCGACGTGGTGGGCCTCGCCGTGCCGGGCGTCCCCGGCATCGGCCACTTCGGGCACGCGGGCTCTGTCGCCTGGGCCATCACCAACGCCATGGCCGACTACCAGGACCTGTACCGCGAGCGGCTGCGACGCACCGGCGACGGCGGCGTCGAGGCGCTGGGCCCCGACGGCTGGCGCCCGGCCCACGCGCACGTGGAAGAGGGCGTGGAGGTCGTCGAGACCGAGCGCGGCGTCGTCGTCATCGGCGGGCCCGACGAGGGCGAGGGCATCAGCCTGCGCCAGCCCGCCCGCGTCTTCGGCAACCTCGGGTTCGCCACGCTGCCCGCGCTGCTGCGCGCCCGTACCGTCGCCGACGTGGACCGGGCCCTGGAGGGCTGGGCCGAGCCGGTCAACGTCGTGTTCGCCGCCGACACCGAGGGCGGCCTGCTGCACCGGGTCGCGGGCACCGTGCCCGTGCGCGACCCGGAGAACGGGGTGCGGGTGGTGCCCGCGTGGGAGGAGCGGTACGCGTGGCGCGGCGTCCACGACCCGCTGCCGCGCGCCGAGGTCGACGGCGTCGCCGTCATGGCCAACGAGCGCTCCCTGGCCGCGCCGCTCGGCACCGAGTTCGCACCGCCGCACCGCGCCCGCCGCATCGCCGAACTGCTCGCCGGACGGGAGACCTGGGCCGCCGCGGACATGGCCGCCGTGCACACCGACACTGCGCTGGCCTCCGCCAAGCCCCTTCTCGACCTGGTCGAGTGCCTCGACGGACTCTCCCCGGAGGCCGCCCGGCTGCGCGCGTCGCTGCTGAACTGGGACCGGCGGATGGAGTCGGGCAGCGTGCGCGCCGCCGCGTACGCCCGGGTCCGGTCCGCCGTCGTGCTGCGGATCGCCGCCCATCCGTCCCTCGCGACCCTGACCGGTCTGGGCCCCGGCTACCCGGAGGTCTTCCGGCCCTGGCTCGCGCTCGTACCGCGCGTCGCGTACGGCCTGGAGAACCTGCTGACGGCCGACCGGCTCCCGTACGGGGACCGGCTCACGGCCGTCCGGGAGGCGGTCGAGGAGGTCGCGGGCGCGGCGGAGGCGACCTGGGGCGAGCTGCACCGGCTCGCCGCCTGGCAGGCGCTGCCCGACCACGGCGCCGAGCGGCCCGCCCTCGGCGGCGACCACGACTGCGTGCTGTCCACGTCGAGCGTGCCCGGCATCACCGACCTCGCCGCGCGCGGGCCCGCCGCCCGCTATGTGTGGGACCTCGCGCGGCGCGACAACAGCCGCTGGATCGTGCCGCACGGCGCGTCCGGCGTCCCCGGCACGCCCCACCACCGCGACCAGCTGCCCCTGTGGCTGCGCGGCGAACCCGCCCCGGTCGTCACCGACTTCGACCGGCTCACCCCGAGCAAGGAGACCCCAGTGCTGGACGTGTACGAGCGTGCTGTCGACGGCTTCGGCACCTTCCGGCTCGGGCCCGTCGACCCGGCCGGCGCCGACATCGACGTGCTGCACGGCTGGGTGCGCGAGGAGCGTGCCGTCTTCTGGGGGATGACCGGCCTGGACCGCGACGCCGTCCGCGACATCTACGCGCACATGGACACCCTCGACACCCACCACGCCTTCCTGGTCCGCCTCGACGGGGTCCCGGTCGCGCTCTTCCAGACGTACGAGCCGGAGGCCGACCGGGTCAGCGAGTGCTACGAGGTGCGGGACGGGGACATCGGCGTGCATCTGCTCGTCGGGCCGCCCGCCGGGAGGACCGGCGCCCGGCACGGGTTCACCGGGGCCCTGGCCGACGTCCTCGTCTCGTACGCGCTCGACGGGCTCGGCGCGAAGCGGATCGTCGTCGAGCCGGACGCTCGCAACGACAAGGCGATCGCGCTGTTCGCCCGCTCCGGGTTCGAGCTCGTCGGCGGGATCGTGCTGCCGGAGGTGGACCTGCCCGAGGTGTACCTGCCGGAGAAGCGCGCCCAACTGGCGCTCTACACAAGGTAGTTCAGGAGCGGGCGATCAGCAGGGCCGAGGCGGTGACGCCGACCGTGACGATGACGGCCCGCAGCGCGGTCGGCGGCAGCCTGCGGCCCACGCGGGCGCCGAGCAGGCCGCCCGCCGTGGAGCCCGCCGCGATCAGCGCCGCCACCGCCCAGTCGACGTCGGCGACCGCGATGAAGACGACGGCGGCGATGCCGTTGACCAGCGACGCCAGCACGTTCTTCGCGGCGTTCAGGCGTTGCAGGTCGTCGCGGAGCACCGCCCCGAACATGCCCATGAGCAGCACGCCCTGGGCGGCCCCGAAGTAGCCGCCGTAGACGCCCGTACCGAGGACGCCGAGCCACATCGGCACACCGCCGTCGGTACGGGCGGCCCCCCTCTGGTCCTGCCGCGCCTTCATCCACCGGTTCAGCCGCGGCTGGACCAGGACGAGGACGCACGCGGTGAGGATCAGGACCGGCACGATGCGGCGGAACGCGGCGTCGGGCAGCCGCAGCAGGAGCAGCGCCCCCACGAGCCCGCCGAGCAGCGACGCGGCGCCGAACCGGATCAACCGCCGCCGCTGGCCGCGCAGTTCGCGCCGGTAGCCGTACGCGGCCGAGAGCACCCCGGGCACCAGGCCCACGTTGTTGGAGACGTTCGCGAGCACCGGCGGGTAGCCGAAGGCGAGCAGGGTCGGGAACGTGATCAGGGTGCCGGAGCCGACCACCGCGTTCATGCCGCCCGCCGCGACCCCGGCGGCGCCGATCGCCACCGCTTCCATCACGTCCACCGCTCGCCGCTCCTCACCGGTAGAAACAGGTCGCCTCAACGGGTCGGCACCCGCCCGGAGTTCGCGACCTCCGTGACGGGTTGCCGCCCTGGGCCGTCCCGCCGACGATCGTGCTCCGCGCGCCCGATCCAAGTCAATCCTCGGGTTTTCTTGCAGATACCCAAGCTGTAGCTTCAGCCGGTGTGACCCTCGACGACCTCCGCGTCTTCGTCGCCGTCTGCCGCGCGGGCAGTCTCAGCGCCGTCGCACGCGACCTTTCCTGCACGCAGTCCGCCGTCAGCCAGCACGTCAAGCGGCTGGAGAAGGAGACCGGCATCGGGCTGCTCGAACGGCATGCGCGCGGGGTCGTGCCCACCCCCGCCGGCCGGATCCTGCGCGCCGCGGCGGCCGACGGGATCGGCGCCCTCGACGACGCGCTGCGCCGCCTGGACGACCTGGCGCGCGGCGCGAGCGGCTCGGTGCGGGTGACCACCGGCGCCACCTCGGTGCGGCACTTCATGGCCGAGGCGATCGTCGCCTACCGGCGCGGGCACCCGCAGATCAGCCTGGAGTTCCAGACGGTCAGCTCCAGCCGCAGCTGCTTCGAGGCGCTGGCCGCGCACGACCTGGACCTCGCCTGGATCACCATGGGGCCCGTCGAGCGCGGCATCGAGCTGCGGCCCGTGGTCGAGCTGCCCTGGGTGCTCGCCGTGCAGGAGCACGACCCGCTGGCCGCCAGGCTGTCCGTCGAACCGGCCGATCTGGCGGACTCGGCGCAGCTGATCCTGCCGCCCGAGCACTCCACGTCCCGCTCCCATCTGAACGACCGCTTCGCCGAGCTGGGCATCGCGGGCGCGGCGGCCGCGGGCACCGGCATCGCCGACTGGGACACCGCCGCGCACCTGGCGCAGCTCGGTCTCGGCCACGCCGTCGTCCCCGATCTGCCGGGCCTGCGCGGCCCCGGCCACCCCGGGCTCGTCCTCGTCCCCGTCCCCTGCCTGCCGCCGCTCCAGGTCGGCTGGGCGGTGCGCCGCTGGGCCGCGCTGTCGCCGCCCGCCCGCGCCTTCGCGGACCTGGTGGAGGCCAGCTGCCCCGGCGCCACGGTGCGCCCGAACGGCTGACACGGTCTCGCGCGCGCCGCCCGCCGCGGCCACGCTGACCCCATGACGACCACACACCATCTCGCCGCCCTCGCCGACGACCACCTGGCCGCGGCCCGCTCGGCCCCGCACGGCCGCAGCGCCGAACTGATTCTGCACGAGGACCAGTTGCGGCAGAGCGTCATCGCCCTGGTGGAGGGCAACGCCCTGGAGGAGCACAACGCCCCGCCCGCGGCCGCCCTCCAGATCCTCACCGGCCGCGTCCGCCTGACCGCCGTCTCGGGCGACGTGGAACTGGGCGCGGGCGATCTGCGGCCGATCCCCCAGGAGCGGCACGGGCTGGTGGCGCTGACCGACGCGGTGGTGCTGCTGACGGCGGTGACGGCCTGACCCGGCCCGCTCACAGCACCGCGCCGAGCGCCTTCTCCGGCTCCAGCGCGGCGCCCTCCCGGAACCGTACGCCGAACAGCGCGCCGCCCAGGGCGCCGCGGACCCGGGCCGTGATCCGCTCCACGTCGCCGCTCTCCGCCGCGGGCAGCGGCGCCCCGACACCCCGCCGGGCCGCGTCCGCCGCGCCCAGCAGCAGCGCGGCCCCCGCCGCGTCGCCCGCCAGGGACACCGCCCCGGCCAGCCCCTCCAGCGTCAGCGCGTAGGCGCGCGGCTCGGCGAGGACCCGGGCGGCGGCCAGGCCGCGCAGATGGTGGGCGCGGGCGGCGACGGCATCGCCGTCCAGCTCGGCGAGGAACCCGAACTCGGCGGCGCAGAGATGGTCGCCGGCGGGGGAGGAGACGTCCCCGTGGCCGTCGCGCAGCCGGACCAGGTGCGCCCGGGCCGCGTCGAGGTCACCCGCACGGCGGGCGCCGAGGGCCAGCCCCATCTCGGCGTGCACCTCCCCGTACCGGTAGCCCTGCTCGACGGCCCGGGCCCGCGCCTGTTCGTGCAGGTCGCGGGCGCGGGCCCAGTCGTGCCGCAGCAGGGCGACGCGGCCGAGCCCGGAGAGGCGGGCCGCGACCTCGGCGGCGAGCCCGAGCTCCTCGGCCAGGGCGAGCCCGGCCCGGCCGAGCGTCTCCGCCTCCTCGTAGTCGCCCCGGATCTCGGCCAGCGCGGCGAGCGGCCCGACGGTCTGCAACTCGCCCCACCGGTCGCCGCGTTCCCGCAGCAGCGCGGCCGCGCGGCGGCCGTCCCGTTCCAGCGCGGACAGGTCGCCGCGGATCAGGGCGTGCAGTGCGCGCAGGGCGAGGGTGGCGGCGGTGGCCCAGGTGTCGTCCCCGGGCGGCGGGCACGCGTCGAGCAGGCGTCCGCAGGCGTCGGGGGCGCCGCCGTGGAACAGGGCGTAGGCGCAGAGCCAGGACGTGGGGGCCGACACACCGTCCGCCGGGAGCGCGGCGGCGGCCGGGCCCACGGCCCCGGTCAGCAGGGCGAACGCGCCTGTCAGCGCACGCAGTTCACCGTCGCGGGCCGGGTCGGGCAGCGCCGACAGGGCCCGGTGTCCTTCGGTGAGGCGGCCGCGCAGCAGCCACCACCAGGCGAGCGCCGCGCCGAGCCGCCGCGCCGCGTCGGGGTCGGCGCGGACCGCCGTGTCGAGGGCGGCCCGCAGGTTCCCGGCCTCGGCGTCGAGCAGCCCGAGCCACTCCTGCTGGCCGGCGCCGCGCAGCCGGGGCGCGGCCCGCTCCGCGAGCCCGAGGTAGTACCGCAGGTGCCGGTCCCGTACGGCGGTGTCCTCCTGGCCCGTGAGCCGTTCCAGGGCGTATGCGGCGACGGACTCCAGCAGCCGGTAGCGCGGCCGGGGACCGGGCACGGCCACGACCAGGGACCGTTCGACCAGGCGCGTCACGAGATCCAGGACGTCCTCGCGGGCCACCTCCCCGCCCGCGCACACCGCTTCCGCCGCGTCCAGGGCGCAGCCGTCCCGGTGCACGGCAAGGCGCCGCAGCACGGTCCGCTCCGGGCCGCCGAGCAGCTCCCAGCTCCAGTCGAGCACCGCCCGCAGAGTGCTCTGCCGTGCGGGCACGCCGCGCTGCCGTGCCCCGAGCAGCCGGAACCGGTCGTCGATGCGCGCGGCCAGTTCCCGTACGCCCAGGGCCCGTACGCGGGTGGCGGCCAGTTCGAGGGCGAGCGGGATGCCGTCGAGGCGGCGGCAGATCTCGGCGACGGCCTCAGGGGCGTCGGCGGGGTCGTACCCGGGCGCCGAGGCGGCGGCCCGCGCCGTGAACAGGCTGACGGCGTCGGCCGCCCGCAGCGGTTCCACGGCCCGCACGGCCTCCCCGGAGCCGGTCAGCCCCAGGGGTTCCTGGCCGGTGGCGAGGACGCGCAGCCGCGAGGTCGAGCGCAGCAGGACGTACGCCAGTTCGGCGGCGGCCTCGACGACGTGCTCGCAGTTGTCGAGGACGAGGAGCCCGTCGCGCTCGCGCAGGGCGGCGGCGAGCCGCCGCACGGGCGCGTCGCCGGGCGGGCCCGCGTGGGGCGCGTCCTCGCGCAGGCCGAGGGCGGCGGCGACGGCCTGCGCGAGATCGTCGGCGTCGCTGCCGCCGGGCAGCCCCGCGAGCTCGACGAGCCACACGCCGCCGGGCGCACCGGCCCGCCGGGCGGCCGCCACCGCCAGCCGGGTCTTGCCCACCCCGCCCGGCCCGGTCAGCGTCACCAGCCGGTTCCCGGCGAGGAGAGCGCGGACCTCGACGAGATCCCGGTCCCGGCCGATGAGGGGGGTCGGTGGGGCCGGGAGGTGCGGCGCGGGGGCGTCCGCAGGCTGCGCGGGGCCGTCCGGGGACAGGGGCTCGTGCCGCAGGATCCGGGTGTGCAGGGACGCCAGGTCCGGAGTCGGGTCCACCCCCAGGTCGCGTGCGAGAACCCGGCGCAGTTCCTCGTACGAGGCGAGGGCCTCGCCCTGTCGCCCGGCGAGATACAGGGCGCGCATGTGCAGCGCCCGCAGCCGCTCCCGCAGCGGGTGCCGGGCCACGAGCCCGCCCAGCTCACCGGCGACCAGCCCGTGCCGCCCCGACGCGATCCGGGCGGCGGCCCGCTCCTCCAGCGCGACCAGGCGCACCTCCTCCAGCCGCCGCACCGGTTCCCGTACGAAGTCGGCGTCGGCGAAGTCGGCGAACGCCGGTCCGCGCCACAACTCCAGCGCGGAGTCGAGGAGTTCGACCCGTCGTGCCGGATCCGAGGCGGCCCGCGCCCGCTCCACGAGGTCCCGGAACGTCACCGCGTCCACCTCGGCGCCGGTCAGGTCGAGCCGGTAGCCCGGCGCCTGCCGCACCACCCGCGCGCGGCCGACGGCCCGGCGCAGCTGGGACACCTTGGCCTGAAGCGCGTTGGCCGGTTTGCCCGGCGGCCGCGCGCCCCACAGGTCCTCCACGAGCCGGTCCACGGAGACGACCCGCCCCTCGTGCGCCAGCAGCACGGCCAGCAGCGCCCGCACCTTCAGCTCGGGCACCCCGACCGCGTCCCCGCCGCCGCGCTCCCGGACGACGAGTCCCCCCAACACCCCGAACCACATGGGGAAACGGTAACGCCGGGCCCCGCGCTCCCACGGCGCCCGGCGGCAGCCGTCATCAGTACTTCATCAGCGTCCCCGAACCGCCCGGGGACAGGATCGCTCCCGCCCACCAGAACCCCGGCAGGGAAGCGGACCATGTCTGACACGACGACCACAGGGACCTCGCAGCAGCCACCGGAGGCAGCGGCCCCACCGCCGACGAAACTGCCCCTGCCCGCCCTCCTCGCCCTGGCCACCGCCGTCTTCGTCACGAGCCTCACCGAGACCCTCCCGGCGGGCCTGCTCCCGGCGATGAGCCGCTCGCTGGGCGCCACGGAGTCGGCCACCGGCCAGACCGTCACCGTCTACGCCGCCGGCACCTTCCTCACCGCGATCCCCCTCACCGCCGCGACGGCCGGCTGGAACCGCGGCCGCCTCCTGCTCACGGCCATGGCCGGGTTCGCCGTCGCCAACACGGTGACGGCGCTCTCGTCCTCGTACGCCCTGACGATGACGGCCCGTTTCGTCGCCGGTGTCGCCGCCGGTCTCGCCTGGGCGCTCCTGGCCGGCTACGCGCGCCGCCTCGCCCCGCCGGACCTGGAGGGCAAGGCCATCGCGATCGCCATGGCGGGCATCCCCGTGGCGCTCTCCCTCGGCGTCCCGGCCGGCACCTTCCTCGGCACGACGCTCGGCTGGCGCACCGCGTTCCTGGCGATGACCGGGCTCACGGTGGTCCTGCTCGCCTGGATCCGGCTGACGGTCCCGGACCACCCCGGCCGGGAACGCGCGGCCCGCACCCCGATGCGGCACGCCCTGCGCGTCCCCGGGGTCCCCGCCGTCCTCACCGTCACCCTGGTCTTCGTCCTGGCGCACACGATCCTCTACGCGTACATCGCCCCGTTCCTCGACGACATCGGCCTGGGCGGCTCGACCGACCTGATCCTGCTGGTCTTCGGCGCGGCCTCGCTGCTGTCCATCTGGGCCGTCGGCGCCCTCGTCCACCGCAGGCTGCGCGGGCTCACGCTCGCCGGGACCGTCCTGGTGGCCGCGGCCGCGATCCTCCTCGCGCTGACCGGCGGCTCCGCCGCGCCGGTCTGTGTCGCGGCCGCGCTGTGGGGCCTGGGCTGGGGCGGCATCCCGACGCTGCTCCAGACGGCGGCGGGCCGCGCGGGCGGCGAACAGGCCGACTCCGCACAGGCGTTGCTGGTCACGCTCTGGAACGTCGCGATGGCGGGCGGCGGCGTCGCGGGCGGCGTCCTGCTCCACCTCTCCGGACCGGCCGCGCTCCCCTGGGCGGTGCCGCTGCTCCTGACACCGGTCCTGGCAGTGATCACCGCCTCCCGCGCCCACGGCTTCCCCCGGCCTTGACCCGGCTGCCCGAGGCCGAGATCCGGGTGCGGGAGGCCCTGCCCCTGGACGTGTTCACCGCGCTGGACGCGGGCTCGGCCCGCTCGACGAGCCCGGCGACGGCGGCCCGCTGCTGGCCCACGCAGAGGCCCAGCAGCAGCGCCACCAGGCAGGAGAAGACGTAGTTCACCGAGAACCAGAGCACCAGGGACCGGACGCCGGACCACGTCTGCGCATGCCAGGACGTGAGTACCACGAGCCCGATTCCGGCCGACGCCCAGACGACCCGTCGGCTGTCCGGAGCCCGGTGGGCCCCTTCCACGTGGTACGCGATCGGCGCCGCGAACGCCGACACCTGGAGCACCTTCGCCACCAGCCGGGCGATGCAGGTATCGGTGTCGTGTCGAACATGGTGCGCACCGGTCCCATCCATCGCCGAAAGCACTAACGTGTTCAAACGCATGGGGCGGAGGGACGGGGGAGCCTGAAGTGGACCCGAAAAAACCCGAGTTGGGGTTAGCGGCGATTCTGAAGCAGGCCGGGGTCGGCGATGCGGTCGCATCCGAGCTCGAGAAGTGGCAGGACGAACACGCCACGCGCATTGTCTTCGACCGATGGCTCACTCCTGGCAAGAGCACCGCGGTCCTGGCGGCAGTCGCGCTGACCGGAACGGCCTTCAACGGCAAGGTCGTCATGAAGGTGTGCCCTCAGGGTGCGGCCGGTGGTCGGGAGCCCGGCCAGCACACCAAGGCGCTCGAGGACGCCCCCGAGGGGTTCGCGGAGCACCATCTGGTGAGGCAGCCGGTGGAGCCTGTCAGCGTCCAAGGCGGCATCAAGGTGATGTTCCAGGAGATCGCCGGCGGTAGCTTCCGTGATGTCAGGCCGCTGTCGGCCACCCTGCGGGGGCGTGAACTACCCGACATCGTCAGTGTCGTGGCACGTTCGATCCTCAGCGAATGGAACCCCGCGCCGACTGAAATCCGGCGCATGGCAGCGCGGGACTTCGTCCTGGACCATGTGGGCACAAGGACGGACGAGAACGGCCCGGTCTCGAAGCTGGCCGAGCAACTGGTCTACGAGCCCGCGGAAGAGCAGTTGCCGCTGTGGGTCACCTTCGCGACCGGGGGAACCGTACCGAACCTCGTCGCCTGGCTGAAACGCCTCGACTGGGACGAGCTGGAGAGCGACCACGTGCTCGCGATCCTCGGCCGCGCACACGGTGATCTTCATGCCGACAACATTCTGCTGCCGATGTCACCAACCGTCGATGCCAAGGCCTACCGGCTGATCGACCTTTCGGGATACCGGTCAGATGCGCCGCTCTCCCGGGACATCACTCACTTGACGCTCGCTCTCGTTCTGCGCGAGTTGCCAGAATTGACCGAGCGTCAGCGTGTTCTCCTGTCTGAATTCTTGATCGACCCGGAGGCCGACCTTGAGGCCGGGCTCCACATAGTGGGGCTGGGCAATCTTTCGAACGACATCGCCGAGGCTGGTGAGGCGTATGCCAAACAGCTCTCGATGCCTGACGATTGGCAGGACCAGTATCTCCTGTCTCTGGCGGGGAACGCGCTGCTGTTCGCGACCCGCGAGGCGACGGTCGGATCTCAGGAGCGTTCCTGGTGCTACCAGTTGGCCTGCAGTTCCTTGGGGCGGTTCCTGGAAGAGCACGGCGTGCAGGCGCCCGCGGCGACAGCGCCCCACTGCAGCCTCGCCCAGGCGGTTGAGGCCGCACCTGAGGTTTCGGCCGCTGTCGATCGCCTGGTTGACGTCTGCGACCGCTGGAGTGCCCGCCGTACGACCATCGCGGTGATCGACTCGGCGGCTTTCAGCGGTGAAGCACTCCAGAAGTTCGCCGAACTCGGTTGGAACCTGGTGGTGGAGCTCAACCCCGACACCGATGTGGTCGGCGGTTGGAAGGTGGCCACCTCGGCCGGCGGGGGCCGAATTCATCGACTCCAACTGCGTGACCAAGAAATGATGTTCGGCCGGAATAGCACCAACTGGATCGCGGCAGCGGGAGTCCGTGATGCGGATCCACTTCCTCCGACCGCGGATCTGCGCCGCTGGCGTTCGAGATATCTTCCATTCGTACGAGATTCGCTCGAAGCGCTCAACCGGCACTCTGGCCGGCCGGCCACGGTCGTCTGTTTCGGCGAAGGCGGCAGCGCTGAAAGATCCCTGGTCGAGGCCTGCATCGACGTTTTCGAGGACCGGGCGAAGGTCATTTCGGTCTCCGGCACTGGTGAGGGAAGCCTCGCCGAATATGATGCCGAGCTGCTTGCGTGTGGACCCGCCGACCTGCTCGAAGCGTTGCCCAAGCCCGCGCCGGCGGAGTCGCAGAGCCGCCGGCCCAGGGTGCCGGCCGACAAGACATTCGTCGAAGTCCCCGCCGAATTGCTGTCGCGATTCGAGGACGCCGCCGTACTGCTGCACTCCGAGGTGGGGGTCGAGTCGGAGCCGGGCGAGTTCGAGGTCGGGGCCTTCTACCGAGGCCGTCCCATCTCCTGGTTCGAGCTGGATCTCCACCTCGACCTGCCACGGGCGATCACCGAGGACTTCACCGTCCAGGTGCGGTCGGCTCTGGAGCAGCGGGACACTCTCCGGGTAATGCTCGCCCACAGCCCGGGTGCCGGGGGAACGACCATCGCCCGCCGGGTCGCGTGGACGCTCAAGGACGAGTTCCCCACGGTGGTGGCTCGTGGCACCCAGGACGAGGCGGTCCTCTCCCAGCTGGCGGCAGACCTGTCGAGCGAGACGGGAAGCCCCGTCCTTCTGCTGCTGGAGCTCCTGTCCGAGTCATCCCAGGACCGGCTGTACGAACTGCTGCGGGCGAGCAGTGTGCCGGTCGTTCTGCTGATCACCGCACGCCGGAGTTCTGTCGTTCACGGGGTTGTCCAGACGTCCCCTCAGCGCAGTCTGCGGGTCGGGCCGATGAAACGGAGCGACCGGCTCGAGATGGCCCGGCACTTCACCGATCTGGCACCGGACCGGGAGGAAGCCCTCCTCAATCTGGTCGCTGAGGAGTCTGCTCACAGCGTTCCGTTCTTCTTCGCTCTGACCGCATTCAACGAGGAGTTCGAGGGCCTGCCGGGATACGTCGCCCCGTTCCTCGATCAGGTCATTGATGTCGACCGGGAGATCTGCATACTGCTTGCCCTCGCTCATCGCTTCAGTGGCGTTCCGATCCCCTCCGACCTGTTCACGGAGCTGCTCGGAGTCGCGCCGGCTGATGACGTGGACCTCCGTGCCCACGTCGACGAACACTTGCTGCCGTTGCTCACCGAAGAGAGTCCCGGCATGTGGCGGCTGTCGCACAGCCTGATTGCCGAGGAGGTTCTGCGTCAGCTATTGGTGCCGCCTGGTACGACCACTGGTCCCGAAGACTGGAAGGCCGCAGTGCCGGGCTGGTGCGAGGCGCTCATTCTCCAAGCCGGCCGGGTGTTTCAGAACCGCCTCCCGGATGACATGAAGATCCTGCTCGACCGTCTCTTCATCGTGCGGGACGCCCGGGAGCCGGTGGAGTTCCAGCGGACCGGCGCTTTTACGGAGCTGCTTCAGGAGATGACC is a genomic window containing:
- a CDS encoding GNAT family N-acetyltransferase, with the translated sequence MNFEIFRDAWGIPHLRADDASALAYAQGYVTAADRGWQIEVERYRMLGTSAGLLGAGEAGWDAFARRARLADTARRCLDTLDPDTRAWVAAYVDGVNHGLREHGGRAPEFARTGATPGRWEPWTPLGVWLSTHVLFAGFPGKLWRDEVVRRLGADAVELFATDGPGTLGSNGWLVDAARAADGGALIAGDPHRYIEDPGVYQQIRLACPEFDVVGLAVPGVPGIGHFGHAGSVAWAITNAMADYQDLYRERLRRTGDGGVEALGPDGWRPAHAHVEEGVEVVETERGVVVIGGPDEGEGISLRQPARVFGNLGFATLPALLRARTVADVDRALEGWAEPVNVVFAADTEGGLLHRVAGTVPVRDPENGVRVVPAWEERYAWRGVHDPLPRAEVDGVAVMANERSLAAPLGTEFAPPHRARRIAELLAGRETWAAADMAAVHTDTALASAKPLLDLVECLDGLSPEAARLRASLLNWDRRMESGSVRAAAYARVRSAVVLRIAAHPSLATLTGLGPGYPEVFRPWLALVPRVAYGLENLLTADRLPYGDRLTAVREAVEEVAGAAEATWGELHRLAAWQALPDHGAERPALGGDHDCVLSTSSVPGITDLAARGPAARYVWDLARRDNSRWIVPHGASGVPGTPHHRDQLPLWLRGEPAPVVTDFDRLTPSKETPVLDVYERAVDGFGTFRLGPVDPAGADIDVLHGWVREERAVFWGMTGLDRDAVRDIYAHMDTLDTHHAFLVRLDGVPVALFQTYEPEADRVSECYEVRDGDIGVHLLVGPPAGRTGARHGFTGALADVLVSYALDGLGAKRIVVEPDARNDKAIALFARSGFELVGGIVLPEVDLPEVYLPEKRAQLALYTR
- a CDS encoding sulfite exporter TauE/SafE family protein, with translation MDVMEAVAIGAAGVAAGGMNAVVGSGTLITFPTLLAFGYPPVLANVSNNVGLVPGVLSAAYGYRRELRGQRRRLIRFGAASLLGGLVGALLLLRLPDAAFRRIVPVLILTACVLVLVQPRLNRWMKARQDQRGAARTDGGVPMWLGVLGTGVYGGYFGAAQGVLLMGMFGAVLRDDLQRLNAAKNVLASLVNGIAAVVFIAVADVDWAVAALIAAGSTAGGLLGARVGRRLPPTALRAVIVTVGVTASALLIARS
- a CDS encoding LysR family transcriptional regulator, with the translated sequence MTLDDLRVFVAVCRAGSLSAVARDLSCTQSAVSQHVKRLEKETGIGLLERHARGVVPTPAGRILRAAAADGIGALDDALRRLDDLARGASGSVRVTTGATSVRHFMAEAIVAYRRGHPQISLEFQTVSSSRSCFEALAAHDLDLAWITMGPVERGIELRPVVELPWVLAVQEHDPLAARLSVEPADLADSAQLILPPEHSTSRSHLNDRFAELGIAGAAAAGTGIADWDTAAHLAQLGLGHAVVPDLPGLRGPGHPGLVLVPVPCLPPLQVGWAVRRWAALSPPARAFADLVEASCPGATVRPNG
- a CDS encoding cupin, yielding MTTTHHLAALADDHLAAARSAPHGRSAELILHEDQLRQSVIALVEGNALEEHNAPPAAALQILTGRVRLTAVSGDVELGAGDLRPIPQERHGLVALTDAVVLLTAVTA
- a CDS encoding BTAD domain-containing putative transcriptional regulator; this encodes MWFGVLGGLVVRERGGGDAVGVPELKVRALLAVLLAHEGRVVSVDRLVEDLWGARPPGKPANALQAKVSQLRRAVGRARVVRQAPGYRLDLTGAEVDAVTFRDLVERARAASDPARRVELLDSALELWRGPAFADFADADFVREPVRRLEEVRLVALEERAAARIASGRHGLVAGELGGLVARHPLRERLRALHMRALYLAGRQGEALASYEELRRVLARDLGVDPTPDLASLHTRILRHEPLSPDGPAQPADAPAPHLPAPPTPLIGRDRDLVEVRALLAGNRLVTLTGPGGVGKTRLAVAAARRAGAPGGVWLVELAGLPGGSDADDLAQAVAAALGLREDAPHAGPPGDAPVRRLAAALRERDGLLVLDNCEHVVEAAAELAYVLLRSTSRLRVLATGQEPLGLTGSGEAVRAVEPLRAADAVSLFTARAAASAPGYDPADAPEAVAEICRRLDGIPLALELAATRVRALGVRELAARIDDRFRLLGARQRGVPARQSTLRAVLDWSWELLGGPERTVLRRLAVHRDGCALDAAEAVCAGGEVAREDVLDLVTRLVERSLVVAVPGPRPRYRLLESVAAYALERLTGQEDTAVRDRHLRYYLGLAERAAPRLRGAGQQEWLGLLDAEAGNLRAALDTAVRADPDAARRLGAALAWWWLLRGRLTEGHRALSALPDPARDGELRALTGAFALLTGAVGPAAAALPADGVSAPTSWLCAYALFHGGAPDACGRLLDACPPPGDDTWATAATLALRALHALIRGDLSALERDGRRAAALLRERGDRWGELQTVGPLAALAEIRGDYEEAETLGRAGLALAEELGLAAEVAARLSGLGRVALLRHDWARARDLHEQARARAVEQGYRYGEVHAEMGLALGARRAGDLDAARAHLVRLRDGHGDVSSPAGDHLCAAEFGFLAELDGDAVAARAHHLRGLAAARVLAEPRAYALTLEGLAGAVSLAGDAAGAALLLGAADAARRGVGAPLPAAESGDVERITARVRGALGGALFGVRFREGAALEPEKALGAVL